CCTGGCTCCGCAGCCGCGTCCAGCGCGCCAGCGCCAGGCTGAGGCCCAGCGTCATCACCGACACCGTGAGCAGTTCGAAGAAGCCGCGCCTAGCGTACTCGGAATAGGTGAGCCCCGAGGGCAGGTGCGCCGCGCCGAAGAGGAAGGCGAGCTGGATGCCGGCGAAGCCCAGGAAGAGCAGGTCCACCAACCCCACGAGCGTGAGTGCCTCGGTGAAGCCCAGGCGGGGCACGGCCGGAGTGACTTCCGTCTCCCCCGCCTCGGAACCATGGCGGCGCCGTCGCAGCGCATGGGCCAGCAGGCCGAGCACCCCGAACGCGCTCCCGCCGGCGAACACCGCCCGCCAGAGCGTGTCCAGGAACGTCAGGTCCGAGCCGAAGGACAGCACCCGCCCCACCGCCTCCTCGAAGACGGCGTCCGCCGAGACGAGCAGGGCCGTGAAGATGAACAGCACGGGCACGGCGAGCAGCGCGCCGCGCAGCACCGGCATCAGCTTGGGCACCTGCGCGCGCGCCGAGGACAGGTCCACCTCCGCGCGCAACACGCCCGGCGGCAGCAGCGCGGCGCGGAAGAACGTGCCGAACACGGTGAACGGGTAGCTCCACAGCCCGAGCCGCTCCACGCGCCCGGCCGCCCAGAAGTGCATCACCAGGAGCAGCAGGAAGCCCGAGGCGAGCACGTTGAGCGTGGTGAGGAAGGGGTTGGCGCGCACGAAGACCATGCCGGAGAAGAACAGCAGCGGCACGAGCAGCCAGGAGTTGGGACGGGCCCGCTGCCAGCTCTCGCGCCCACCGAGCGCGAGCAACGCCGACACGAGGAGCACGATGAACAACGGAAACGAGACACCGAGCGCGGGTCCGTCGAAGAGCACCTCGGCGCAGACGCCCAGCCCGAGCGCCGCGAGCAACGTCGCCCGGGGACGGCGGAGACGGGGCACGGCGGGGGCCGGGGAAACCCCGGCGGTATCGGACGGGAAACCAGAAGCGGCGGTCGTCATACGGGACTCCAGGAGCGCGAGTTCGTCGCGCGGTGCAGTGCAAGGTTGAGCCCATCCGGCACCCCGGCGACGGCCTCCACGGCGAACGGTCGGTTCGCGGCACCGAGCGGTCGGACGCCCGTGGGCGTGTGTCCACGCCGCCACGGGTGCGGCCGGTGAACCGCGCTCTCTCCCCGCGTGAAGTCCACGAGCGGAAACTCCTGCTCACCCGTT
This is a stretch of genomic DNA from Archangium lipolyticum. It encodes these proteins:
- a CDS encoding DUF4153 domain-containing protein, translating into MTTAASGFPSDTAGVSPAPAVPRLRRPRATLLAALGLGVCAEVLFDGPALGVSFPLFIVLLVSALLALGGRESWQRARPNSWLLVPLLFFSGMVFVRANPFLTTLNVLASGFLLLLVMHFWAAGRVERLGLWSYPFTVFGTFFRAALLPPGVLRAEVDLSSARAQVPKLMPVLRGALLAVPVLFIFTALLVSADAVFEEAVGRVLSFGSDLTFLDTLWRAVFAGGSAFGVLGLLAHALRRRRHGSEAGETEVTPAVPRLGFTEALTLVGLVDLLFLGFAGIQLAFLFGAAHLPSGLTYSEYARRGFFELLTVSVMTLGLSLALARWTRLRSQGQLTAFRASCTAMVGLVLVILASAVKRMALYESAYGYTHLRVYTHVFMVALAGVLVWRAVTLWWRPERFAIGAFVGALGFLAALNVLNPDAFIARGNLERSVEGSTLDESYMLQSLSEDAAPELAAHLARSPEGTFATNIRSRFCRFTEPMPGGWPAFHLARHRASELVRPLPCQY